Proteins encoded together in one Candidatus Neomarinimicrobiota bacterium window:
- a CDS encoding polyprenol monophosphomannose synthase, with the protein MKVLVIIPTYNEANNILKVIDLVFEAEPSADVLVVDDNSPDGTAGLVKKLLKKEKRVNLIKREAKEGLGTAYVAGFKFALENGYDRILEMDADLSHDPAEIPNFLKACEDADVVVGSRYLDGINVVHWPLRRLILSYGANIYSRVITGLPINDTTSGFKCFRREVLEALDLESVHSGGYSFQIEMNFRAWRKGFKIVEIPIIFVDRTLGQSKMNFSIMVEAAKVVWKLKFQQLIGKLE; encoded by the coding sequence TTGAAAGTGCTGGTAATTATCCCGACATATAACGAGGCGAACAACATACTAAAAGTAATTGATCTCGTTTTCGAAGCGGAACCGTCCGCAGATGTGCTTGTGGTTGACGATAATTCGCCTGATGGGACTGCGGGGTTGGTCAAAAAGTTACTTAAAAAGGAAAAGCGCGTAAACCTGATCAAACGGGAAGCAAAGGAAGGTCTCGGCACCGCTTATGTGGCAGGATTTAAATTTGCTCTTGAAAACGGATACGATAGGATATTGGAAATGGATGCAGACCTTTCTCATGACCCGGCTGAAATACCCAATTTCCTGAAAGCCTGTGAAGACGCCGACGTTGTGGTCGGTTCGAGATATTTAGACGGGATAAACGTAGTTCATTGGCCTCTAAGGCGCCTAATTTTGAGTTACGGCGCAAACATTTACAGCAGGGTGATCACGGGGCTTCCGATTAATGATACAACGAGTGGATTTAAGTGTTTCAGACGGGAGGTGCTCGAAGCGCTTGATTTAGAATCAGTTCATTCCGGAGGTTACTCCTTTCAGATAGAGATGAATTTCAGGGCTTGGCGTAAAGGATTCAAAATAGTCGAGATTCCAATTATTTTTGTAGACAGGACGCTCGGGCAATCGAAGATGAATTTTTCTATTATGGTTGAAGCGGCGAAAGTTGTCTGGAAGCTGAAATTTCAGCAGCTAATAGGTAAACTGGAGTAA
- the rfbD gene encoding dTDP-4-dehydrorhamnose reductase: MKVAVFGANGLLGQKLMSEINSSYKIIAFGRDKRSSISSNEIDYHQLDITDSADVNEAIKREKPGVIVNAAAYTNVDGCESNREECWKINVEGVKNLAKAARRADAKLIHISSDYVFDGTSGPYSEEDKPAPTTYYGKSKLASENNVIGSKAKYAIIRTNVLYGHAYPAKASFVRWVIDELSKGNKIRVVNDQYNNPTLANDLAACILRIIQLDAEGMFNYAGSDYFSRFEFAQKISQKFNYSTELIFPISTEDLGQLAPRPKKGGLRTEKARDSLGLKIFGVDHGLEVMKQEMNQEMNR; encoded by the coding sequence ATGAAAGTAGCGGTATTCGGAGCAAACGGCCTGTTAGGGCAAAAATTAATGAGCGAAATTAACAGCTCTTACAAGATCATTGCGTTCGGGAGGGATAAGCGTTCAAGTATATCTTCAAATGAGATAGATTATCATCAGCTGGACATCACGGATTCAGCGGATGTGAACGAGGCGATAAAGAGAGAAAAACCGGGAGTTATAGTTAATGCCGCCGCCTATACAAACGTGGATGGCTGCGAATCAAACAGGGAAGAATGCTGGAAAATCAACGTGGAAGGAGTAAAGAATCTGGCGAAAGCGGCGAGGCGTGCCGACGCGAAATTGATTCATATTTCATCTGATTATGTATTTGACGGAACAAGCGGACCGTATTCGGAAGAGGACAAACCGGCGCCTACAACTTACTATGGTAAATCCAAACTTGCGTCAGAGAACAACGTAATAGGCTCAAAAGCAAAGTACGCCATAATTAGGACCAACGTTCTTTATGGCCATGCGTACCCTGCAAAAGCCAGTTTTGTTCGATGGGTAATCGATGAATTATCAAAAGGGAATAAAATAAGAGTTGTAAATGATCAGTATAATAACCCGACGTTAGCAAATGATTTGGCAGCCTGTATCTTGAGGATAATTCAACTTGATGCTGAAGGAATGTTCAACTATGCAGGCTCGGATTATTTCAGCCGGTTTGAATTTGCACAAAAAATTTCACAGAAGTTTAATTATTCAACCGAGCTGATCTTTCCGATCAGCACCGAAGACCTCGGTCAGCTTGCCCCCCGCCCAAAAAAAGGAGGTCTGCGCACGGAAAAAGCCAGAGACAGTCTCGGCTTGAAAATATTCGGAGTCGATCACGGATTGGAGGTGATGAAACAGGAGATGAACCAGGAGATGAACCGTTGA
- a CDS encoding carbohydrate kinase family protein, producing MKLALIGNIVRDEIETFDGKSVHSWGGALYNIAVFQKLLKQGESLLPVTTVGYDVWDELMEFLSNFDRIDTSALSKSRHRNNKVSLKYIDEQERTEQAKDILPPLELNLIEQALDANAILFNFISGFEMKYEHLKKIRAEYEGTMLIDVHSLMLGIDDEGIRFKKTFPEWRKWLSCFDCVQMNAVEAGLITDSEEQYGGYTDLANDLVNTGTKVVNITLGQEGSYIAYRHDGAIESAHLEAMVTERTVDPTGCGDAYSAAFLIEYMRGKSPLSAARTANHIAGIKSCVSGIEGLLSKEFDNAINNIMESD from the coding sequence ATGAAGTTGGCATTGATCGGAAATATCGTCAGAGATGAAATTGAAACTTTCGATGGAAAATCTGTCCATAGCTGGGGAGGAGCTTTATATAACATTGCCGTATTCCAGAAACTATTGAAACAGGGTGAATCTTTGCTGCCGGTGACAACTGTCGGGTACGACGTGTGGGATGAGCTAATGGAGTTTCTCTCAAATTTTGACCGGATTGACACTTCCGCCCTTTCGAAGTCCCGGCATCGGAACAATAAAGTATCACTTAAATATATTGACGAGCAAGAAAGGACTGAGCAAGCGAAAGACATCTTACCTCCTTTAGAACTAAATCTGATAGAACAGGCACTGGACGCAAATGCCATACTCTTCAATTTTATTTCCGGATTCGAAATGAAATACGAACACCTGAAGAAAATTAGAGCTGAGTATGAAGGTACAATGCTTATTGATGTGCACAGCCTTATGCTTGGCATCGACGATGAAGGGATCAGGTTCAAAAAAACTTTTCCCGAATGGCGTAAATGGCTTTCGTGTTTTGACTGCGTTCAAATGAATGCCGTAGAGGCTGGACTTATCACAGACAGCGAAGAACAATATGGCGGGTATACGGATCTCGCAAATGACCTTGTCAACACCGGCACTAAAGTAGTCAATATTACACTTGGTCAGGAAGGTTCCTATATTGCATACAGGCATGATGGTGCAATTGAATCGGCTCACTTGGAGGCGATGGTCACGGAGAGAACAGTAGACCCTACGGGGTGCGGGGATGCGTATTCAGCTGCATTTTTAATTGAGTACATGAGAGGAAAATCCCCCCTGTCAGCTGCGCGCACGGCAAATCATATTGCAGGAATCAAAAGCTGTGTCAGCGGCATAGAAGGATTATTATCAAAAGAATTTGATAATGCAATAAATAACATTATGGAATCCGATTAA
- the purE gene encoding 5-(carboxyamino)imidazole ribonucleotide mutase has product MSNNKLLVAILSGSVSDSEFVKATEEYLDYFGVEYESNVISAHRNPKKVSEYVSEAHKRGIKVIIAQAGMAAHLAGVAAAYTVLPVIGVPLPGSHLNGKDSLYSTVQMPAGIPVATMAIGKAGSRNAAVLAVEILALEDEGLQKKLNDFRAQGAKI; this is encoded by the coding sequence ATGTCGAATAACAAACTATTGGTTGCGATTTTATCGGGAAGCGTTTCGGATTCCGAATTCGTGAAGGCGACCGAGGAATATCTTGATTATTTTGGTGTGGAGTATGAGTCGAATGTAATATCCGCGCATAGAAACCCTAAAAAGGTCTCGGAGTACGTTTCGGAGGCGCACAAAAGGGGAATCAAGGTGATAATCGCCCAGGCAGGGATGGCTGCTCACCTTGCCGGGGTCGCCGCCGCTTACACTGTTTTGCCTGTGATAGGCGTTCCGCTGCCCGGTTCCCATCTGAACGGGAAAGATTCGCTGTACTCGACGGTACAGATGCCGGCGGGAATACCGGTAGCGACAATGGCGATCGGAAAGGCAGGCTCCCGAAACGCAGCCGTTCTTGCCGTCGAGATACTCGCTCTCGAAGATGAAGGGCTGCAAAAGAAGCTGAACGATTTTCGCGCTCAGGGGGCGAAGATTTGA
- a CDS encoding DUF4837 family protein produces MNRIIKPIMMIIFLGSGCYDAKKTSIGNEDEITVIADSAEWGKFRPLLEQVFEKEIFTPQREKLLKLRWFPPGQFPKKIRQKNLLIISTLSNQGKTTQLIKDILDNSIIDKMRNNEIYVITENDHFARDQKLMILASWDEPGLKKHITDNSLFLYDIFDQVVNRRAAARVLGKRSRNRLSNRIMEKHGFSFKIPLDYSIILDDPDRRILWLASHGTRRWFLVYWEEVEDIPVLDTEWVINKRNELGITLFDSVRVNENYLVEDRILINEWVVLKVTGLYEKIDEQLGGPFVSFLFYDEKSSRLYFLDGAVFTPGEEKIKFLRTLELMARSFITSNGNS; encoded by the coding sequence ATGAACCGGATAATCAAACCGATAATGATGATTATTTTCCTCGGCAGCGGGTGCTACGATGCGAAAAAAACGTCCATTGGCAATGAGGACGAAATTACGGTAATTGCCGACTCTGCCGAATGGGGAAAATTTCGACCGTTGTTGGAGCAGGTTTTTGAAAAGGAGATATTCACTCCCCAAAGGGAGAAGCTGCTCAAACTAAGATGGTTTCCCCCGGGACAATTTCCGAAAAAGATAAGGCAGAAGAACCTGTTGATAATAAGCACGCTGTCAAATCAGGGTAAGACAACCCAGTTGATAAAGGATATTCTTGATAACTCGATTATTGATAAAATGCGTAACAATGAAATCTATGTGATAACTGAAAACGACCATTTTGCCCGGGACCAGAAACTGATGATCCTCGCCTCATGGGACGAACCGGGACTGAAGAAACACATAACAGACAACTCTCTTTTCCTGTACGACATATTCGATCAGGTCGTGAACAGGAGAGCTGCTGCAAGAGTCTTAGGGAAACGCTCTCGTAACAGACTTTCTAACAGGATAATGGAAAAACACGGTTTTTCATTTAAAATCCCGCTCGATTATTCAATTATACTCGATGATCCCGATCGGCGCATATTGTGGTTAGCGAGTCACGGTACAAGGAGATGGTTTCTTGTATATTGGGAAGAGGTTGAGGATATTCCGGTATTAGATACTGAATGGGTAATAAATAAAAGAAACGAATTAGGTATAACACTGTTCGACAGCGTGCGAGTGAATGAAAATTATTTAGTCGAGGATAGGATTTTAATAAATGAATGGGTCGTGTTGAAAGTTACCGGATTGTATGAAAAGATAGACGAACAGCTGGGCGGTCCCTTTGTATCTTTTCTCTTTTACGACGAGAAGAGCAGTCGATTATATTTTCTGGACGGTGCGGTATTTACTCCCGGCGAGGAAAAGATCAAGTTCCTGAGGACACTCGAATTGATGGCTCGGAGCTTTATTACTTCAAACGGGAATAGTTGA